A genomic region of Chelmon rostratus isolate fCheRos1 chromosome 8, fCheRos1.pri, whole genome shotgun sequence contains the following coding sequences:
- the LOC121610455 gene encoding complement C1q-like protein 4, producing the protein MSPRLPVLLLLTLACLARLGSAKPADGQAELKEMRATLMELQAERRGESPPLAPVAAMSERLDAAERELTRVKEVPKIAFAASLGGNGLVKTTSGNKDLVYREVLTNVGGAYNAATGVFTAPIRGVYYIRFTANGPTDFPKSAVLYKNDVEIQLIAHEQQSGEGSDTASNGASLMLEKGDRLKMVLWHNTQIWDNSNHHSTFSGFLLFPM; encoded by the exons ATGTCTCCGCGTCTCCccgtcctcctgctgctgaccCTGGCCTGCCTGGCCCGGCTCGGCTCAGCTAAGCCGGCGGACGGCCAGGCCGAGCTGAAGGAGATGCGGGCCACCCTGATGGAGCTGCAGGCCGAGAGGCGAGGTGAGTCCCCCCCGCTCGCGCCTG TTGCAGCCATGAGTGAACGTCTGGACGCAGCTGAGAGGGAACTGACGAGAGTCAAAG AGGTGCCTAAAATTGCATTCGCCGCCTCGCTGGGAGGAAACGGGCTCGTGAAGACGACGTCGGGCAACAAAGACCTCGTCTACAGGGAGGTCTTGACCAACGTGGGCGGGGCTTACAACGCCGCGACAG GTGTGTTTACGGCCCCGATTCGTGGCGTCTACTACATCCGCTTCACGGCCAACGGTCCCACCGACTTCCCCAAGAGCGCCGTCCTCTACAAGAACGACGTCGAGATCCAGCTGATCGCCCACGAGCAGCAGTCCGGCGAGGGCAGCGACACGGCGTCCAACGGCGCCTCCCTGATGCTGGAGAAGGGCGACCGGCTGAAGATGGTGCTGTGGCACAACACTCAGATCTGGGACAACAGCAACCACCACAGCACCTTCAGCGGCTTCCTGCTGTTCCCCATGTGA